AAACACTCAACAATCTAAAATAAAAATTCTTATCGCACGTGGCAAAGAGCAGGGTTATCTAACCTATGCCGAAGTAAACGATCACCTGCCCAATGATGTGATGGAGCCAGAACAGATCGAAGATATCATTGCCATGATCAATGATATGGGCATCAAGGTTGTCGAAACTGCGCCTGATGCTGATGACATGATGGTCGAAGGTTCACCATCAACGGATGATGATGCCGTTGAAGAAGCTGCCGCTGCATTGGCCTCCATGGATACCGAATTCGGTCGTACTACCGATCCCGTACGTATGTATATGCGTGAAATGGGCTCAGTTGAATTACTGACTCGCCAGGGCGAAATTAAGATCGCAAAACGGATTGAAGAAGGCATGAAGCAAATGCATTGTGCTTTAGCTTCCTATCCGGCGACTATTAGCTTGCTGCTTCAAGAATACGTTAAAGTAGAAAACGAAGAACGTAAAATCACCGACATTCTGAGTGGCACAGGTTTCGCCTTACTGGACGAAGAAGATGTAGAAGATCATCTCTTAGCTAATCCTGCTTCGACGCCAAATGATACCAAAGATGACGATGAAGAAGAAAGCAATGAGCCAGTCGGCCCTGATATGGAGCTGGTTAAAGAACATTTTGCGCTGATCCGAGAGCGCAATGAACAGTTACTCATCGCCGAAGAAAAAGAAGGCTATGATGGCGAGACTTGCAAAAAGATCCGTGAAGAAATTGCTGATGCCTTTATGAAATTAAAGCGTACTCACAAGCTGAATGATCGCTTGGTTGCTGCATTACGTTCTTTAATCGAACGCATTCGTATGCACGAAAAAATTATTCTGACAGCCTGTGTTGAAAAAGCACGCATGCCCAGAAAAGAGTTTATTACGTCTTTCCCTTACAATGAGACTGATCTGACCTGGTTAGATGCACACATTGAAAAAGGGGACAGTTATTCTGAAGTGCTAAAAGAACATGCCGATGAAATCCGCAAAGCACAGCGCAAACTGGTTGCTATCGGTTTAGAGTGCCGCATGAGTATCTCTGGCATTAAAGATATTAATCGTAAAATGTCCATTGGTGAAGCCAAGGCACGTCGGGCGAAAAAAGAAATGGTTGAAGCCAACTTACGTTTGGTTATTTCCATCGCGAAAAAATACACCAACCGTGGCCTACAATTCCTGGATCTGATTCAGGAAGGTAATATCGGTTTGATGAAAGCAGTAGACAAATTTGAATACCGCCGTGGTTACAAATTTTCCACCTATGCTACCTGGTGGATTCGTCAGGCGATAACACGCTCCATT
This genomic window from sulfur-oxidizing endosymbiont of Gigantopelta aegis contains:
- the rpoD gene encoding RNA polymerase sigma factor RpoD, translating into MDQNTQQSKIKILIARGKEQGYLTYAEVNDHLPNDVMEPEQIEDIIAMINDMGIKVVETAPDADDMMVEGSPSTDDDAVEEAAAALASMDTEFGRTTDPVRMYMREMGSVELLTRQGEIKIAKRIEEGMKQMHCALASYPATISLLLQEYVKVENEERKITDILSGTGFALLDEEDVEDHLLANPASTPNDTKDDDEEESNEPVGPDMELVKEHFALIRERNEQLLIAEEKEGYDGETCKKIREEIADAFMKLKRTHKLNDRLVAALRSLIERIRMHEKIILTACVEKARMPRKEFITSFPYNETDLTWLDAHIEKGDSYSEVLKEHADEIRKAQRKLVAIGLECRMSISGIKDINRKMSIGEAKARRAKKEMVEANLRLVISIAKKYTNRGLQFLDLIQEGNIGLMKAVDKFEYRRGYKFSTYATWWIRQAITRSIADQARTIRIPVHMIETINKLNRVSRQLLQEKGREATPEELAEKMEMPEDKVRKVLKIAKEPISMETPIGDDEDSHLGDFIEDQNIQSPAETANTTGLKSATRNILEGLTARESKVLRMRFGIDMNTDHTLEEVGKQFDVTRERIRQIEAKALRKLRHPTRSEMLRSFMRED